Below is a genomic region from Microbulbifer sp. ALW1.
GAGAGGTGAGACCGGAACTATAGATGCCAGTTATGTTTTAACTTATCCCCCAACAAGGGAGGATCTCGCTAATCGAATTATAGAGCTGATGAAGGTAGTAGAAATAAATGGCGAATTCATTCAAAAAATGGGGTCGCGACTTCAAAGAAATCGTGTTTTGGGTAAAGAGGAATTTTCTCTGCCTCTCACCGACTTTGATGGAAAGGTATATCGGTTCAACTTCATTAGTGATACTGAAAATGGTTTCTATGTAATTAGTTACGCTTCAAATTGAGTTTGGCATTACAGGGAGGTTGTAATGTATATCGTCGGTTCAGTCGGGCTGAATGGAAACAATGGTAAGGATGGTGTTGGTTTTGTTCAGGATTTACTTAAGCTGCTTTCTGAGCAAGATTTACGCATGCCTGAAATAGAGGTGGATGGAGTATCTGGTCCACAAACAAAAGACGCTATTGCTAAATTTCAAAAGTTCTATGTAAAGTTGCAAAGGCCAGATTCTCGCATTGATCCTAATGGTCGAACGGAAAAAATGCTGGTGGCCAAAGCGATTGAGATAGACAAAGATCTGATACCTGTTCTAGTTAGAAAGCATGGGCTTCGCCGTCAAACACCGGCAAAATCTGGAGCTGGTCCCCGCACTATTCACTATCGCCCGAATGCCAAGAAAGTATTGAGTACGTATACCGAAAATATAGTGAAATTGGCCATGGGTTTTGGTGGGGTCACTAAGTGTGACATTTCCAGCACCATACGCACGATGGATGATCAGGCGCGGATTATGTATGACAACTGTGCCGGCTTTCCTGCTGCAACCTCTGTCGCTAGTCTGAGGGCGGCAAGAGGGTGGGGTTATGCAGCGGCTGGTAGGAAGGTGGAGGAGGTTTTCTTTGCCAACAAGTCAAAGCCCCGGGCAGACGTTATTTCTTTGATGAAGCAGAAAATTGCCTCTGTATCCACTGCGGGAGTCAGAGTATCCCTGCACTGTGTGCCTGAGGCAGATTGCAAAAAAAATAATATTCTCGATATACCATATAGCAGCATTGATGCTGGTAAGCGCAAAGATTTTGAAATTGCCTTGATGGGAATGTCCACGGAGGTCAAAAATTTGCGATATCGGCAGCCGGCGAAAGCAGAAGAGTATATGGCTAGGCTGATAATCGAAGACAAGTGCTGGCATTTGGAGATACCGCAACTCAATAAGGTGCTCCCTAATGCCAAGGCTCCGAGTGCGTCGGTCGTAAAACACGGCAATCGCCCTCAAGTTGTCTCTGCCGGTTTTTTTGCAGATTTTTGGTCAGGCGATTACTTTGGCAGGTTTCTGGACGACTGGTTTTAAGTTCTGTGGCCAGGCTGGTGGGCTGCGTTTAGTCGACCTTCCGGGCAACTTCACGAATTAACAGTGGTTGCCCGGTAGATAAGCAGCTATTTGCCGAGCGCGCTGCCTTCCCGGCGGGGGTCGGCGCCACCCTGTAGCTTGTCATCGATCAGGGCAATGGCGTGGATGCCGCTGTTCAGTTCCTTTTGCACAAGTTTGTGGCCCATTGCCTCCAGTTGTTTGATTTCCGCTTCTTTCAGCGCCCCGGGTTCCACTTCCACTCTATAGCCGATTGCGCCGATATTGCCGGCATCAATGGCTTCGGCAATGGGCATGCCTTTGGCCAGGTGATAGAGAATGGTGCGCGCGGTGTAGTCGATGATCCGCGAGCCGCCGGGGGAGCCCACAATCAACCGCAGGCTGCCGTCTTCATTGAATACGATAGTCGGTGACATGGAGGAGCGCGGGCGCTTGCCGGGCTGGATGCGGTTGGCCACCAGCTGCTTGTCGGCATTGGTGGGCACGAAAGAAAAGTCGGTGAGCTGGTTGTTCAGCAGAAAGCCTTTCACCAGCAGCCGCGAGCCAAAGCCGGTTTCGATACTCGTGGTCATGCTCACGGCATTGCCGTACTGGTCGACGATGGACAGGTGGCTGGTGTTGGGTAGTTCCGGGGACTTGGCGGTGCGGCGCACGGTGGCAAAGCCGGCGGGGTCGCCGGCGACTGCGGGTTGCGCTTTTACTGGATCGATCAGCTTGGCTCTTGCTGCGAGATAATCTGGATCAACCATGGCCTGGGTGGGCACCGGGATAAAGTCGCTGTCGGCGCTGTAGGTGTTGCGATCCGCAAACGCCAGCTCCGAGGCTTCCACAAACAGGTGAGTGAGCTCTGCGCTGCCCACTTCATATTTGTCCAGCGGAAATTGCTGCAGCATGCCGAGTATCGCGCCCACGGTGGTGCCGCCGGAGGATGGCGCCGCGGCACCACAGATGTCGTACACCAGAAATGCCGCGCACACCGGCTCGCGCACCTTGGCCTGGTAGTCCGCCATATCTTTACGGGTCATTACGCCCGGGTTTTCGGGGTCATTGCGCACCGCTTCGACGATAGCGGCGGCAATGTCGCCATCGTAAAAAGGTTTGCTGCCCTTTTCAGCCAGCTGACGCAAAGTGTCGGCATATTCCGGGTTTTTCAGCAGATGGCCCACCGGTAGAGGTTTGCCGCCTTCATCAAAAAAGTAATCGCGAATTGCCGGGCGCACGGCCACCCGCGGCATCTGCACCAGCAGCTGATGCAGTCTCGGCGAAACATTGAAGCCCTGTTCGGCCAGTGCAATGGCGGGCTGGAACAGCTCTTTCCACGGCAGTTTGCCATCGCGTTTGTGGGCCAGTTCCAGCATGCGCACGACACCGGGCACACCCACCGAGTTGCCGCCAATCACTGCCTCGAGAAAGCCTCGCGGTTGGCCATCGCGCATAAAGTAGTCTTCATCCACCGCCATGGGTGCGGTTTCGCGGCCGTCGTAGGAGAAGAGCTTTTTCTCGTCAGCGCGATAACTCAGCATAAAGGCACCGCCGCCGATGCCGGAGGACTGCGGCTCCACCAGGCTCAATACCAGTTGTGCGGCGATGGCGGCATCCACCGCAGTCCCGCCCTTGGCGAGGATGGTTTCCGCGGCTGCAGAGGCGTGGGGATTGGCCGTAACCGCCATGTGGCGATCGGCGGTAGCGGACTTGATCTCGGTGCGGCCGGTAGCGAACTCCGGCTGTACTTCGCCCTGGGGGGCGGCGACGGCGGTGGCCGAGATAAAGAAAACAGAGAGGGAAAACTGCAGGAGTCTGTTCACGGGCGATCCATTTACCGGTTTGGCCGGAGAGTGGCTGGAACGCCCGAGTGTATCAGACCTGATAAAAGTGCGGTGCTGGGACCGAAGTTACGGAGTCCGCTGGCTGTATTTTTCTTCCAGCGCCTTCTGCACGCCCGGTGGTACAAACTTGGTGACATCGCCACCGAGAGAGGCGATCTCTCGCACCAGAGAGGAAGAAATGTAGGACAGGTGCTCTGCCGGGGTGAGGAACAGGCTTTCCATCTGCGGCGCCAGCTGGCGGTTCATGTTCGCGAGCTGGAACTCGTACTCGAAGTCCGATACCGCGCGCAGGCCGCGCACTACGCCGTAGGCATCAACTTGACGCACCAGGTCGGCGAGCAGGATATCGAAGCCGATGACCTCGATGTTGTCCAGGTGAGACAGCTCCTGTTGGGCCAGCTCCACCCGTTCTTCCATGGTAAACAGCGGGTTTTTACGGGTGCTGGCGGCCACGGCGACGATAACGTGATCGAACAGTCGGCAGGCCCGCTCGACCAGGTCCATATGTCCGTTGGTGATGGGGTCAAAGGTACCCGGGTAAACCACTTTTTTCATAAGCCAAATCGCCTTGCCGGCCAGAAGGGACGCGCATCTTAAACAATTTAGCGCTAAGGCTCAAAAGTGCGCGGATCTACGGCTAATTTAGCGCTAGTTTGGGGGGTACCTTATTTGGAGGTACCTTATTTGATTTGGCGGTACCTTAACGGCTGGGAGAATCTCAGGTGGCGTTCAGGTGGCGTAAAGCCGCATGCAGACCTGTCCTGCCCGTTTTTCCTTCTCCAGCTCCCAATCTGCCGGCACCGGCATGGCGGTATCCCGCGGAGATTCCACGTAAATTCGCGCCTTGTCGGCGATCAGGCCCGCTTCGGTCAGCGCCGCAAGGGTGCTTTGCCAGAGATCCCCGGCAAACGGGGGGTCGACGAAGATCACATCGAAAGGCTGATGACTGGCTGCTGCCTGTGACAGGAAGACTTCTGCGGGGCAGTTGTGGACCCGTCCACCTTCCGCTTGCAGCAATTCCAGCTGTTGGCGCAGCATCTGCGCGGCGCCGCGATCCAGCTCCACAAAGTCCACGGTTTCGGCGCCGCGGCTCAGAGCCTCAAGACCCAAGGCGCCGGAGCCCGCGAACAGGTCCAGGCAGCGGGCGCCGGGCAAATGGAATTGGAGCCAGTTGAACAGGGTTTCCCGCAGCCGGTCCCCGGTGGGGCGCAGTCCTTCGATGGGCGCAAACGCCACCTTCCGGCCCCGCCAGCGGCCACCGATGATCCGCAATTGCGAGGCTTGCTTCGGCGCTTTTTGGGAAGTGTGGCGTGGCGATGATCTGGAGTTGTGGTTTCTGGCCAAGGGGGTCTCTGTGCAGGAATCAATAGGCATCAATTAGACTGGGGATGGCTGTGTGTTAAACAGCCAGCGGTGCTAAGATTAGCGCCTTTCCGCTGCTGACCGCCAGTCAGCGGCTATCACTACTGAATCTCAGTTACAGAATCCGCATACGATGATTTTTGATTTCCTGCGCAAGAAAAAGCCAGAAGGCGAAGAAGCGGCTGCCGAACCGGTAGCCACCCCGGAGGCCGCCGAAACGGAATTCGAGATTCCCGACAATCTGCGAGCGGAGCCGGAACCGCAGGCCGAGCTGCCAGAGCCAGTGCCGGAAGCGCCCGCGGAGCCGGTGGTCGAAGAGGAGCCGGTGGTTGAAGCGGAGCCAGTGGTCGAAGAGGCACCGGTGGCCGATGAAAAGTTATCCACAGAAGAAGCGCCGGAATCCGCGTTCGACCCCAGCCCGCAGCCAGTGGCAGAGCCCGAGCCTGTCGTAGAGCCAGAGCTGGCCCCCGCCGAGCCTGCGGTGCAGGAAAAGCCCAAAAAAGAGGGCTTCTTCGCCCGTATTCGCCGCGGACTCTCCCGTACCAGTAGCCAGTTTGCCGAAGGTATGGGCAACCTGTTCCTGGGTGCCAAGGAGATCGACGAAGACCTGATGGAAGAGCTGGAAACCCAGCTGCTGATGGCGGACGTGGGTGTGGA
It encodes:
- the ggt gene encoding gamma-glutamyltransferase; this translates as MNRLLQFSLSVFFISATAVAAPQGEVQPEFATGRTEIKSATADRHMAVTANPHASAAAETILAKGGTAVDAAIAAQLVLSLVEPQSSGIGGGAFMLSYRADEKKLFSYDGRETAPMAVDEDYFMRDGQPRGFLEAVIGGNSVGVPGVVRMLELAHKRDGKLPWKELFQPAIALAEQGFNVSPRLHQLLVQMPRVAVRPAIRDYFFDEGGKPLPVGHLLKNPEYADTLRQLAEKGSKPFYDGDIAAAIVEAVRNDPENPGVMTRKDMADYQAKVREPVCAAFLVYDICGAAAPSSGGTTVGAILGMLQQFPLDKYEVGSAELTHLFVEASELAFADRNTYSADSDFIPVPTQAMVDPDYLAARAKLIDPVKAQPAVAGDPAGFATVRRTAKSPELPNTSHLSIVDQYGNAVSMTTSIETGFGSRLLVKGFLLNNQLTDFSFVPTNADKQLVANRIQPGKRPRSSMSPTIVFNEDGSLRLIVGSPGGSRIIDYTARTILYHLAKGMPIAEAIDAGNIGAIGYRVEVEPGALKEAEIKQLEAMGHKLVQKELNSGIHAIALIDDKLQGGADPRREGSALGK
- the rsmD gene encoding 16S rRNA (guanine(966)-N(2))-methyltransferase RsmD; the protein is MPIDSCTETPLARNHNSRSSPRHTSQKAPKQASQLRIIGGRWRGRKVAFAPIEGLRPTGDRLRETLFNWLQFHLPGARCLDLFAGSGALGLEALSRGAETVDFVELDRGAAQMLRQQLELLQAEGGRVHNCPAEVFLSQAAASHQPFDVIFVDPPFAGDLWQSTLAALTEAGLIADKARIYVESPRDTAMPVPADWELEKEKRAGQVCMRLYAT
- the coaD gene encoding pantetheine-phosphate adenylyltransferase gives rise to the protein MKKVVYPGTFDPITNGHMDLVERACRLFDHVIVAVAASTRKNPLFTMEERVELAQQELSHLDNIEVIGFDILLADLVRQVDAYGVVRGLRAVSDFEYEFQLANMNRQLAPQMESLFLTPAEHLSYISSSLVREIASLGGDVTKFVPPGVQKALEEKYSQRTP